In a genomic window of Leptolyngbya sp. SIO1E4:
- a CDS encoding S49 family peptidase produces MRRLIRWMFTLTGMAVLGLGATGCIPGIPKGESQAEEDALTFTYVEGDEQSDNYLLEIHIRGPILNSPSGAGFFGLDAGVTYAYQLQDLLEKAAEEERIQGLFLRLATPGGTVVGSNVIYEALVAYKEATENPVYAYIEGLSASGGVWAMVAADEIYAAPGSIVGSIGVIGPTLVFFDQPFAVDGGILGGGVTTRNGIQQFVVSAGKGKDLGNPFRQPSEEELRVLQTSINNEYNNFVQHIVETREISEQTLRQEMGAYIFDTAQAEQFNLIDGTLGRPEAITALVDSLELEDDYQLVRIGGTAPSLFDLLFGQLKTELSYEQQQAILEEDLCNLAHYSILAYHGNVLSLCPAQYPTP; encoded by the coding sequence ATGCGTCGATTGATTCGCTGGATGTTTACCCTCACGGGGATGGCTGTTTTGGGGTTAGGGGCTACAGGATGTATTCCTGGCATCCCTAAGGGGGAGAGTCAGGCTGAGGAGGATGCCCTCACGTTCACCTATGTTGAGGGGGACGAACAGAGTGATAACTACCTGCTAGAAATTCACATTAGAGGGCCCATTCTCAATAGCCCCTCTGGCGCTGGTTTTTTTGGTCTAGATGCTGGGGTGACCTATGCCTACCAACTCCAAGATTTGCTAGAAAAGGCCGCCGAAGAGGAGCGTATTCAAGGACTCTTTCTCCGACTGGCAACCCCTGGCGGAACAGTTGTGGGATCTAATGTTATCTACGAGGCGCTAGTTGCCTACAAAGAAGCCACTGAAAACCCTGTCTATGCCTACATTGAAGGGCTCTCAGCATCAGGTGGGGTCTGGGCCATGGTTGCTGCCGATGAAATCTATGCTGCCCCAGGCAGTATTGTTGGCAGCATTGGGGTAATTGGCCCTACTTTGGTGTTCTTTGACCAGCCGTTTGCTGTTGATGGTGGCATCTTAGGCGGTGGCGTCACGACCCGTAATGGGATTCAGCAGTTTGTGGTTTCTGCTGGTAAAGGCAAAGATCTGGGCAATCCTTTTCGTCAACCGTCAGAGGAGGAACTCCGGGTTCTACAGACTAGTATTAATAACGAGTACAACAATTTTGTACAGCACATTGTAGAAACGCGAGAAATCTCTGAGCAAACCCTGCGGCAAGAGATGGGGGCTTACATTTTTGACACAGCGCAGGCTGAGCAATTCAACCTGATTGATGGCACCCTGGGGCGTCCAGAGGCAATCACTGCCCTTGTTGATAGCCTTGAGCTAGAAGACGACTACCAACTGGTGCGCATTGGTGGCACCGCGCCAAGCCTGTTTGATCTTCTGTTTGGTCAGCTGAAAACCGAGTTGTCTTACGAGCAGCAGCAAGCCATCCTTGAAGAGGATCTCTGCAACCTTGCTCATTACAGCATTCTTGCTTACCACGGAAATGTTCTATCGCTCTGCCCAGCTCAGTATCCTACGCCTTAG
- a CDS encoding CocE/NonD family hydrolase, whose translation MTTRDGVRLDADVYRPDAAGSFPVLLMRQPYGRQIASTVVYAHPTWYAAHGFIVVIQDVRGRGTSEGDFQLFHHEVADGYDTVEWAAHLPQSNGQVGMYGFSYQGMTQLLAAQAQPPALKAIAPAMVGYHPHEDWAYEQGALLLQAGLGWAIQLAAETARLKSDLVAFQALYQASRQLPLQEEITACPEVLTQYAPDSFWHDWVNRPQPDDYWHTITPQLAAVDLPMLHIGGWFDPYLRGDVRLYQEMVCRSRFPHPLLIGPWGHIPWGRKVGARDFGPAAESPVDRLQVDWFNQLLNDQDTGILAAAPVTLFEMGRDRWRPFTEWPQTAGQTWQLDSDGLASMRQQSGRLVPMTEPGILADTASSDSPGFGKAGGEAPKATAIDTLVHDPWRPVPSLGGHAAIPSGSFDRSALDCRSDVLTYTSSPLTEPLSVAGHVEVVVCGRCDRPSFDLCCTVSEVMANGSAYILTQGYRRFTTQSNDWATYRLTLQPTCFCIPAGHALRLSISAAGYPAYALNPGTGESAASSRLMDAKVITVAIQSGFGIETYIRLPRVREKRYGDREVFRTITPESGACS comes from the coding sequence ATGACGACCCGCGATGGCGTTCGTCTAGATGCGGATGTCTACCGACCCGATGCAGCGGGAAGTTTTCCCGTCCTGCTGATGCGGCAACCCTATGGGCGTCAGATTGCTTCCACCGTCGTTTATGCCCACCCTACTTGGTATGCTGCCCATGGCTTTATTGTGGTCATTCAAGATGTTCGGGGGCGGGGCACCTCCGAAGGAGACTTTCAACTCTTTCACCATGAGGTAGCGGACGGTTACGACACGGTTGAGTGGGCCGCTCATCTGCCCCAGAGCAATGGCCAGGTGGGGATGTACGGCTTCTCTTACCAGGGGATGACACAACTATTGGCGGCTCAAGCTCAACCCCCTGCCCTGAAGGCAATTGCCCCTGCTATGGTGGGCTATCACCCCCATGAAGACTGGGCCTACGAGCAGGGAGCTTTGTTGTTGCAGGCAGGGCTTGGCTGGGCCATTCAGCTTGCTGCTGAAACCGCCCGCTTAAAAAGCGACTTAGTCGCCTTTCAGGCTCTGTACCAGGCGTCACGACAGTTGCCTCTGCAAGAAGAGATCACCGCCTGCCCTGAGGTCTTGACCCAGTACGCCCCAGACTCTTTTTGGCATGACTGGGTAAATCGCCCCCAACCAGATGACTACTGGCATACCATCACGCCCCAACTCGCCGCTGTTGATTTGCCTATGCTGCATATCGGGGGCTGGTTCGACCCGTATCTGCGAGGAGATGTGCGGCTGTACCAGGAGATGGTATGCCGTAGCCGCTTTCCCCACCCCCTTTTGATTGGTCCTTGGGGGCATATTCCTTGGGGGCGCAAGGTGGGTGCCCGTGATTTTGGGCCAGCGGCAGAGAGCCCTGTCGATCGCCTGCAGGTTGACTGGTTTAATCAGCTATTAAACGACCAAGACACCGGCATATTAGCGGCTGCCCCGGTGACTCTGTTTGAGATGGGTCGCGATCGCTGGCGACCTTTTACAGAATGGCCCCAGACGGCTGGCCAGACTTGGCAATTAGACAGTGACGGTCTGGCCTCAATGCGTCAGCAGAGTGGCCGGTTAGTGCCGATGACTGAACCCGGTATTCTGGCCGATACAGCGTCATCCGATTCCCCAGGATTCGGCAAGGCGGGGGGAGAGGCGCCTAAAGCCACGGCTATTGACACGCTGGTTCATGATCCTTGGAGACCCGTGCCCTCCCTCGGCGGCCATGCAGCGATCCCTTCCGGTTCTTTTGATCGATCTGCCCTGGACTGTCGCAGCGATGTTTTAACCTACACATCGTCACCGTTGACTGAGCCGTTATCGGTTGCTGGACACGTTGAGGTGGTGGTCTGCGGACGCTGCGATCGCCCCAGCTTTGATCTCTGCTGTACGGTGTCAGAAGTTATGGCCAACGGTAGCGCTTATATCCTGACTCAGGGGTATAGGCGTTTCACAACTCAATCTAACGATTGGGCAACCTATCGACTAACGTTGCAGCCCACCTGCTTCTGCATCCCTGCTGGTCATGCTTTACGGCTAAGTATCAGTGCTGCTGGCTACCCAGCTTATGCCCTCAACCCCGGAACCGGCGAATCGGCGGCCAGTAGCCGCCTCATGGATGCCAAAGTTATCACGGTCGCGATTCAGAGTGGCTTCGGTATTGAGACGTACATTCGTCTCCCTAGAGTCCGGGAAAAGCGCTATGGTGACAGAGAAGTATTTAGGACGATAACGCCCGAATCGGGTGCATGTTCCTGA
- a CDS encoding cupin domain-containing protein — MNLANCDVPTSCVLPVIKSPQDYQAFRISPHDTNRLAIVFDPTIANMSLTYCVEIFDVGGKTPPNRHNIAVEMFFVLKGEGLATCDGKTVSIQAGDSILVPPHGIHVIENTGKTRLYALCIMVPNEDFAELIRAGTPVELDNEDLSVLRRTDAFVSTGA; from the coding sequence ATGAATCTTGCCAACTGTGATGTGCCGACAAGCTGCGTTTTGCCTGTGATCAAGTCCCCGCAGGACTATCAGGCTTTTCGCATCAGCCCCCATGACACCAACCGATTGGCGATTGTGTTTGACCCCACCATTGCCAATATGTCGCTGACCTATTGCGTAGAGATTTTTGACGTTGGGGGTAAAACCCCTCCCAATCGGCACAACATTGCCGTTGAAATGTTTTTCGTGCTCAAGGGAGAAGGGCTTGCGACGTGTGATGGCAAGACGGTTTCTATTCAGGCTGGAGACAGTATCCTGGTGCCACCTCACGGCATCCACGTGATTGAAAACACGGGTAAGACGCGTCTGTATGCGCTGTGCATTATGGTGCCGAATGAAGACTTTGCTGAACTGATCCGAGCTGGAACGCCAGTAGAGCTGGACAACGAAGACCTGTCTGTTTTGCGCCGCACCGATGCTTTTGTCTCGACGGGTGCTTGA
- a CDS encoding SpoIIE family protein phosphatase: MIQILVVSSDYKTRQLLRKELALAGYNVTVWDTIPGTIDPSQIVMPTIVIHDWKYSDDSGYLSIWQKLKAHPTTPPIFCLMLTSRSNFSNHVLTLEQGVDDLILKPIKPQELRARVLAGKRTLKLQQDLKVQKQLLETELAEAQAYVRSLLPDDSDEKIPIKARFIPSRLLGGDCYDYYWLDPDYLAIYLLDVSGHGLGSALLSTSVLNVLRSQSLPDVNFYRPEKVLNALNETFQMHSQNEKYFTIWYGVYNRANRQLLYSSAGHPPAVLVSTPKDKPQMTECIRTSGLPIGMLPDIKYQWQRCYIPPDSRLYLFSDGIYEIHQLDNTIMGLDEFIEILSQHKPDNTIDDILRQVNVRTQGRAFSDDLSLLEVCLD, translated from the coding sequence ATCATACAAATTCTAGTTGTCAGTTCGGATTATAAAACCCGTCAATTGCTCCGTAAGGAGTTGGCTTTAGCAGGGTATAACGTCACCGTTTGGGACACGATACCTGGAACGATTGACCCCTCACAAATTGTGATGCCCACAATCGTTATCCATGACTGGAAATATTCAGATGATTCTGGATACCTATCTATCTGGCAAAAGCTAAAGGCCCACCCAACGACCCCGCCCATTTTTTGCTTGATGTTGACTTCCCGAAGTAATTTCTCAAATCATGTGTTGACGCTGGAGCAAGGGGTTGATGATCTTATCTTAAAGCCCATTAAACCACAGGAACTAAGGGCTCGAGTTTTGGCTGGCAAACGCACACTCAAGCTACAGCAGGATTTAAAAGTACAGAAGCAATTACTAGAAACTGAATTAGCCGAAGCTCAAGCCTACGTGCGATCGCTCCTGCCCGATGATTCAGATGAGAAAATTCCTATCAAAGCACGGTTTATTCCTTCTCGATTATTAGGCGGAGACTGTTACGACTATTACTGGTTAGATCCAGACTATTTAGCCATTTATTTACTGGATGTTTCAGGTCACGGACTGGGCTCAGCGTTATTGTCTACATCAGTCTTAAATGTGCTGCGATCGCAGTCTCTTCCTGATGTCAATTTCTATCGGCCTGAGAAGGTGCTAAATGCACTGAATGAAACCTTTCAAATGCACAGTCAGAATGAGAAATATTTCACCATCTGGTATGGGGTTTATAATCGCGCCAATCGTCAATTACTTTATTCCAGCGCTGGACATCCACCCGCAGTTTTAGTCTCTACCCCCAAAGACAAGCCCCAGATGACCGAGTGTATAAGAACCTCTGGATTACCAATTGGGATGCTGCCGGATATTAAATATCAGTGGCAGCGATGCTATATCCCGCCTGACAGCCGCCTTTATTTATTCAGCGATGGCATTTATGAAATCCATCAGCTCGATAACACCATTATGGGACTCGATGAATTCATCGAGATCCTCTCTCAACACAAGCCCGATAACACCATTGATGACATTTTGAGACAAGTCAATGTGCGCACCCAAGGGCGAGCATTTTCCGATGATCTCTCTTTATTAGAAGTCTGTTTAGATTAA
- a CDS encoding STAS domain-containing protein has product MKSGVKIIEPVGILDGTKGETFRQQVYEALDQGADTILIDLKDVTFVDSSGLGILVAVLKRARTVQKKMYICSVNDQVRMLFELSSMDRVFEVFHDRAEFEHKMVEAANA; this is encoded by the coding sequence ATGAAATCCGGTGTCAAGATTATTGAGCCCGTTGGCATTTTAGATGGTACGAAAGGAGAAACATTTCGCCAACAAGTCTATGAAGCCCTTGATCAAGGGGCCGATACAATACTCATTGATCTAAAGGATGTTACGTTTGTGGACAGCTCAGGCTTGGGCATCTTAGTCGCTGTCTTAAAAAGAGCACGGACGGTTCAAAAGAAAATGTACATATGTTCCGTTAATGATCAAGTTCGTATGTTATTTGAACTCTCAAGCATGGATCGTGTATTTGAAGTCTTTCACGACCGCGCTGAATTCGAACATAAAATGGTTGAGGCTGCTAACGCCTAG
- a CDS encoding DUF3352 domain-containing protein, with protein MKSRTFFSAIALVAGLLLLVGIAGFWGLTAQNPRGLMARGGQEIPTAAQFVPRQAPLMVSLLARPDRVWRLRQVLTPSGKRSEARQEWQSLKTTLTDAVGWDYDTDVLPWLDQEVTIAVTTTDLDHDSGNGQQAGYLAVLSCQDGQQAREAVHLLWQKRAISGRSLFFETVSGIPLIYDQKPDPPVFGSINVFDQAAIKLESLASVVIGDRYVLLANHPQVLRQAIATFQAPDVSLAKESTYRASIKALPSNRIGWLYANAPALLTWLGLEDPELTSSLAESGRRAHHFFMSFRAIPTGLLGDTTVAAAPGTAFKASQAIHQPSKILNILPAETLFAASGINLPEFLPETAENIGGYRIVQRSLKAFLASLSLPSDITPSQLWDTMQGEYALGLIAGRTPTWILASQSNPEVPFSALDDLAQQQGLNVSHVRLGDKDITAWTQLSLILTAPDSPASLNTQVIGVHTQISDYEVFSTSLAGLQQVLKAENESSLPEQPGFAKLLNNLDEPYGNLAYIDWPHLAPLLFNRFPWLRVIEQAGQPLTAHLGPIFMGGYGSNSSLQEGMVAIKLLENP; from the coding sequence ATGAAATCTCGTACCTTTTTTTCGGCGATCGCTCTGGTAGCAGGGCTGCTTTTGTTAGTAGGCATCGCTGGATTTTGGGGATTAACCGCCCAAAATCCGCGGGGATTGATGGCTAGGGGCGGGCAGGAGATTCCCACCGCGGCACAGTTTGTGCCCCGACAAGCGCCCTTAATGGTCTCGCTGTTAGCTCGCCCTGATCGCGTATGGCGGCTGCGACAGGTGCTGACACCGTCTGGAAAGCGGTCTGAAGCACGGCAAGAATGGCAGTCCCTGAAAACGACCCTGACCGATGCAGTGGGCTGGGATTATGACACAGATGTACTTCCCTGGCTTGATCAGGAAGTCACGATCGCGGTAACGACGACAGACCTGGATCATGACAGCGGTAACGGCCAACAGGCTGGCTACCTGGCGGTCTTAAGCTGTCAGGATGGCCAACAGGCTCGGGAAGCCGTCCATTTGCTCTGGCAAAAGCGAGCGATTTCAGGCCGCAGCTTATTCTTTGAAACAGTTTCAGGGATTCCCCTGATTTATGACCAAAAACCCGACCCCCCTGTCTTCGGCAGCATCAACGTATTTGACCAGGCAGCCATAAAACTTGAGTCTCTTGCCTCTGTGGTCATTGGTGATCGCTATGTCCTCCTGGCAAATCATCCCCAAGTTTTGCGTCAGGCGATCGCCACCTTTCAAGCGCCAGACGTTAGCCTCGCCAAAGAATCCACCTACCGAGCATCGATAAAAGCCTTACCCTCCAATCGAATTGGTTGGCTCTATGCAAATGCTCCCGCCTTACTGACCTGGCTGGGTCTAGAGGACCCTGAACTGACCTCATCATTGGCTGAAAGTGGACGCAGAGCCCACCATTTCTTCATGTCGTTTCGGGCTATCCCGACTGGGTTGCTTGGCGACACCACCGTTGCGGCCGCCCCTGGGACAGCCTTTAAGGCGAGTCAGGCGATTCACCAACCCAGCAAGATCCTCAATATATTGCCTGCAGAAACTCTCTTTGCCGCATCTGGCATCAATCTGCCTGAGTTTTTGCCCGAAACGGCCGAGAATATTGGTGGGTATCGTATCGTTCAGCGATCACTCAAAGCCTTCTTAGCGTCTTTATCGCTGCCGTCAGACATCACCCCCTCCCAACTGTGGGACACGATGCAAGGAGAATATGCGCTGGGCTTAATTGCCGGGAGAACACCAACCTGGATCCTGGCTTCCCAATCAAACCCTGAGGTTCCCTTTAGCGCCCTGGATGATTTGGCTCAACAGCAGGGGCTTAACGTCAGTCACGTTCGCTTGGGGGATAAAGACATTACGGCCTGGACTCAACTTTCCCTCATCCTGACGGCCCCTGACAGCCCTGCCAGCCTCAACACGCAAGTGATTGGTGTGCATACTCAGATTAGTGACTACGAGGTGTTCTCAACCTCCCTGGCAGGCTTGCAACAAGTGCTAAAGGCAGAAAATGAGTCTTCCTTGCCAGAGCAGCCTGGGTTTGCAAAACTGCTGAATAATCTGGATGAACCCTACGGCAATCTGGCCTATATTGACTGGCCTCATCTAGCCCCACTGCTGTTCAATCGGTTTCCGTGGCTGCGGGTTATCGAACAAGCAGGGCAGCCCCTCACCGCGCATTTGGGCCCTATCTTTATGGGGGGATATGGTAGCAACTCATCTTTACAAGAAGGTATGGTGGCCATAAAGCTGCTCGAAAATCCTTAA
- a CDS encoding sulfotransferase family 2 domain-containing protein, whose amino-acid sequence MTTKLLRWLNPQKSSIAVDHDNQYIFIHVPKTAGTSVRAALRNTTWPQPSQGTRFKVPKHATARETKGILGERIWHSHFTFAFTRNPWDLMASSYCWWLRKGKRYKATAQLTKVVEQCGSFREFILSDFGRTHINECEAQNLKEWYCDRNGQILVDFIGRVETLNQDIQHIGKKLGVTMPQPAVHNVSDKPSYREFYDDETRQVIADRFAWTIQHFGYEF is encoded by the coding sequence GTGACCACAAAACTATTACGCTGGTTAAACCCTCAAAAATCTAGCATTGCGGTAGATCACGACAATCAATATATCTTTATTCATGTGCCTAAAACGGCAGGTACCTCTGTTCGGGCGGCTTTGAGAAACACGACTTGGCCACAGCCCTCCCAGGGAACCCGGTTCAAAGTGCCAAAGCACGCCACAGCTCGCGAAACGAAGGGGATTTTGGGTGAGCGCATTTGGCACAGCCATTTCACCTTTGCCTTCACGCGCAATCCATGGGATCTGATGGCGTCGTCTTATTGCTGGTGGTTGCGGAAAGGGAAAAGGTATAAAGCTACTGCCCAGCTAACTAAAGTCGTAGAGCAATGTGGAAGCTTTCGGGAGTTTATCCTTAGCGATTTTGGGCGCACGCATATTAATGAATGTGAAGCCCAAAATCTAAAGGAATGGTACTGCGATCGCAACGGTCAGATTTTAGTTGATTTTATCGGTCGCGTTGAAACGCTTAATCAGGACATACAGCATATCGGCAAAAAGCTGGGCGTTACGATGCCACAGCCTGCTGTACATAACGTCAGCGATAAACCTTCTTATCGCGAATTTTATGACGATGAAACTCGCCAGGTCATCGCCGATCGCTTTGCCTGGACGATTCAACACTTCGGCTACGAATTCTAA
- the lexA gene encoding repressor LexA, which translates to MEALTDAQQELYDWLVDYIRGNQHSPSIRQMMRAMGLKSPAPIQSRLDHLRKKGYIEWTEGQARTIRILQTNQGVPIRGIIAAGYVSTAFTDDVERLDLAGLPLKVGDYALRVQGDSMIEAMISEGDIVIMRPVKDPQGIREGTIVAALVEDGTTLKYFHRLKNQIQLKPANPNYPVQEFPANQVEIQGKLVAVWRNYLDS; encoded by the coding sequence ATGGAAGCCCTTACAGATGCCCAACAAGAGCTATACGACTGGCTGGTTGACTATATTCGAGGCAACCAGCACTCGCCTTCAATTCGTCAAATGATGCGAGCCATGGGGTTAAAGTCTCCAGCCCCTATTCAAAGTCGGCTGGATCATCTCCGTAAAAAAGGCTACATCGAGTGGACAGAAGGGCAAGCTCGTACTATTCGTATCCTGCAAACCAACCAGGGGGTGCCTATCCGAGGCATCATTGCCGCTGGTTATGTCAGCACCGCTTTCACCGATGATGTCGAGCGACTTGACCTGGCAGGGCTGCCGCTGAAAGTAGGAGACTATGCTCTGCGGGTACAGGGAGACAGCATGATTGAGGCGATGATCAGCGAAGGAGACATCGTCATTATGCGTCCGGTGAAAGATCCCCAAGGGATTCGTGAAGGGACTATCGTTGCGGCCCTGGTTGAAGATGGCACAACCCTAAAGTATTTTCACCGCCTCAAGAATCAGATTCAGCTTAAACCTGCGAACCCAAACTATCCGGTTCAGGAATTTCCGGCTAATCAGGTCGAGATCCAAGGGAAGCTGGTGGCTGTCTGGCGCAACTATTTAGACAGTTGA
- a CDS encoding ABC transporter ATP-binding protein — MTRPHPLNRLLRYSRPHRRAVWLASFCSIFNKFFDLAPPVLIGLAVDVVVEQQNSWIAGWGIKTITAQFLVLSGLTVIVWGLESAFEYAYSVLWRNLAQTIQRDLRIDAYTHLQDLELAYFEERSTGRLMAVLNDDVNQLERFLDKGANEVLQVVTTVILIGGAFWVMAPAVAWMAVLPMPFIVWGAITFQRFLAPRYAAVRERVSILNSRLSNNLSGMLTIKSFTAELYEIDRVREDSDAYRLSNRQAIAFSAAFIPLIRILILVGFTATLLYGGQLAVDGQLAVGTYSVLVFLTQRLLWPLTRLGETLDEYQRAMASTNRVMDLLDTPITLHPGQRRLPVSHVKGEIRFEDVTFAYTPQAPVTQHLTLKVPAGHTVAIVGSTGSGKSTLVKLLLRFYEVTAGRITLDDIDIRELAPQDLRQAIGLVSQDVFLFHGTVAENIAYGTFDADQHAIEAAARIAEAHDFITHLPNGYNTIVGERGQKLSGGQRQRLAIARAILKNPPILVLDEATSAVDNETEAAIQRSLEKITQNRTTLAIAHRLSTIRNADRIYVMEHGQLVEWGTHEALLERQGIYAGLWQVQMGVRRQK, encoded by the coding sequence ATGACTCGCCCCCATCCCCTCAACCGTCTGCTGAGATATAGTCGCCCCCATCGTCGTGCTGTTTGGCTAGCCAGCTTCTGTTCGATATTCAACAAATTTTTTGACCTTGCTCCCCCGGTTCTGATTGGTTTAGCGGTGGATGTGGTGGTCGAGCAGCAAAACTCTTGGATTGCTGGTTGGGGTATCAAAACGATCACAGCGCAGTTCTTAGTCTTATCGGGGCTCACCGTGATTGTTTGGGGGTTAGAGTCTGCCTTTGAATATGCCTATTCGGTGCTCTGGCGTAATTTGGCGCAGACTATCCAGCGCGATTTGCGCATCGATGCCTACACCCACCTGCAAGACTTAGAGCTGGCCTATTTTGAGGAACGCAGCACTGGGCGACTAATGGCGGTGCTGAATGACGATGTTAACCAGCTAGAACGCTTCCTGGATAAAGGGGCCAATGAAGTTTTGCAGGTGGTTACGACGGTTATTTTGATTGGGGGTGCCTTTTGGGTGATGGCCCCCGCCGTGGCCTGGATGGCTGTTTTGCCGATGCCCTTTATCGTCTGGGGGGCGATCACCTTTCAACGGTTTCTGGCACCTCGTTATGCAGCTGTACGAGAGCGCGTCAGCATCCTGAATAGCCGCCTTTCTAATAATTTGTCTGGCATGCTCACGATTAAGAGCTTTACCGCCGAACTCTACGAAATCGACCGAGTGCGGGAAGACAGCGACGCTTACCGTTTAAGCAATCGCCAGGCGATCGCGTTTAGCGCCGCCTTTATTCCCCTCATTCGAATTCTGATTTTGGTTGGCTTTACCGCCACGCTTCTCTACGGCGGTCAACTGGCTGTAGACGGGCAGTTAGCAGTGGGCACCTACAGCGTATTAGTATTCCTGACCCAGCGCCTATTGTGGCCCCTAACCCGCCTGGGGGAGACGCTGGATGAGTACCAGCGAGCAATGGCCTCCACCAACCGCGTGATGGATTTGTTGGATACCCCCATCACCCTGCATCCAGGCCAACGGCGTTTGCCTGTGAGTCATGTAAAGGGTGAAATTCGCTTTGAGGATGTCACCTTTGCCTACACCCCGCAGGCCCCTGTGACTCAGCATTTGACCCTGAAGGTGCCCGCTGGCCACACCGTTGCCATTGTCGGGTCTACCGGGTCAGGTAAAAGCACGCTCGTGAAGCTGTTATTGCGCTTTTATGAAGTGACTGCGGGTCGTATTACCCTTGACGATATTGATATTCGTGAACTGGCCCCTCAAGATCTGCGACAGGCGATTGGGCTCGTGAGCCAAGATGTGTTTCTCTTTCATGGCACGGTTGCCGAAAACATCGCGTATGGCACCTTTGATGCCGACCAACATGCGATTGAGGCCGCGGCTCGCATCGCAGAAGCCCATGACTTTATTACCCATTTGCCCAATGGCTACAACACCATTGTGGGTGAACGGGGGCAGAAACTCTCTGGCGGGCAGCGCCAGCGACTGGCGATCGCCCGCGCGATTCTCAAAAACCCGCCCATTTTAGTGCTAGATGAGGCCACTTCAGCGGTCGACAACGAAACCGAAGCAGCCATTCAACGCTCCCTCGAAAAAATTACTCAAAATCGCACGACCCTGGCGATCGCCCACCGTCTATCTACAATTCGCAACGCAGACCGCATCTATGTTATGGAACATGGACAACTCGTTGAATGGGGCACCCATGAGGCATTGCTAGAACGCCAGGGGATTTATGCTGGGCTCTGGCAAGTTCAAATGGGGGTGAGACGTCAAAAGTAG